One region of Cyanobium sp. M30B3 genomic DNA includes:
- a CDS encoding DUF3136 domain-containing protein, translated as MTSSSSPEAPSLTIAELEANYPLYCKALRLLIQEGKTVAKVRRTVCWQRLATLHHCLPGQYRDPDYLYTLLARQVRTARAL; from the coding sequence ATGACCAGCAGCAGTTCACCGGAGGCTCCGAGCCTCACGATTGCCGAGCTCGAAGCCAATTACCCCTTGTATTGCAAGGCCCTGCGCCTGTTGATCCAGGAGGGCAAGACGGTGGCCAAGGTGCGACGCACGGTGTGCTGGCAGCGGCTGGCCACCCTGCACCACTGCCTGCCGGGCCAGTACCGCGACCCCGACTACCTCTACACCCTCCTGGCCCGGCAGGTGCGCACCGCCCGGGCCCTCTAG
- a CDS encoding GGDEF domain-containing protein: MVAAVLMLLKLADSRRHMVHVTESATSLVESALAASLVQQDRQALLESYVQKTLSTGSIGLDALFVVNQEGRIVLSSRPVWLNLMIQDGLFRRAEFSNPQFQEIARCFKDSRPDCVSLKSVDFPSLSGSFTTYRPVFKPSMDLGLPREPFLVVATFNGGVVMVSFLQEVLPLILLALLLAALLSVSLWIVLRTLLLPRLNQAAQTDGLTRLMNRSAFMDAAMELLADGEEQGSPFVFAILDVDHFKRINDSYGHDCGDVALVSVSAVLATVMRSEDLVCRFGGEEFALLLATDEQAGRKVLERLRLQLEMSRVAYHGREIPVTVSIGAAATVECGYNLDYLYTSADRCLYAAKQGGRNRVEWTSSQSAPRLQLNVSENPADGEPTPLRGMAGGMTTVIDTTIPT, translated from the coding sequence ATGGTCGCCGCCGTCCTGATGCTTCTCAAGCTGGCGGACAGTCGCCGGCACATGGTCCACGTCACGGAGAGTGCCACCAGCCTGGTGGAGTCAGCGCTGGCTGCTTCGCTCGTTCAGCAGGATCGCCAGGCCCTGCTGGAATCCTATGTGCAAAAGACTCTTTCCACGGGTTCGATCGGCTTGGATGCTCTTTTTGTGGTCAATCAAGAGGGCCGAATTGTGTTGTCATCCCGCCCAGTCTGGCTGAATCTGATGATTCAAGACGGCCTCTTTCGGAGGGCTGAATTCAGCAATCCCCAGTTTCAGGAGATCGCCCGATGCTTCAAAGATTCACGCCCTGACTGCGTGAGTCTCAAATCCGTGGACTTTCCTTCCCTCAGCGGCAGTTTCACCACCTACCGTCCTGTGTTCAAGCCCTCAATGGATCTTGGGCTGCCACGGGAGCCCTTCCTGGTGGTGGCCACGTTCAACGGAGGGGTTGTGATGGTCTCCTTCCTGCAGGAGGTCCTGCCCCTGATACTCCTGGCCCTTCTTCTCGCTGCCCTGCTCAGCGTCTCCCTGTGGATTGTGCTCCGGACCCTGTTGCTGCCTCGGCTCAACCAGGCTGCCCAGACCGATGGCCTCACCCGCTTGATGAACAGGTCGGCCTTCATGGACGCCGCGATGGAATTGCTGGCGGATGGCGAGGAGCAGGGATCTCCGTTTGTCTTCGCCATCCTGGATGTGGATCATTTCAAGCGAATCAATGACAGCTATGGCCACGATTGTGGGGATGTGGCGCTGGTGTCTGTTTCTGCGGTTCTAGCCACGGTGATGCGCAGTGAGGATCTGGTGTGCCGATTTGGTGGAGAAGAATTTGCCCTATTGCTGGCCACTGATGAGCAAGCAGGTCGCAAAGTGCTGGAGCGTCTACGTCTACAGCTGGAGATGAGCCGAGTGGCCTACCATGGCAGGGAGATCCCTGTCACGGTAAGCATTGGGGCCGCGGCTACAGTGGAGTGCGGCTACAATCTGGACTATCTCTACACCTCTGCAGACCGCTGTCTCTATGCGGCCAAGCAGGGAGGTCGCAACCGCGTGGAATGGACCTCCTCCCAATCTGCCCCCCGCCTGCAGCTCAATGTTTCTGAGAATCCAGCGGAT
- a CDS encoding response regulator transcription factor gives MDLTPFLGSLEGTTLDQVLLSVAISGKVAIAMKGRFLLRAVCESFQDRTHIGCAVTDEPTCLRYLVQEPYELLICTDYLEDGSGFELARKARETQPALKVVVLALGDVIPAQYVEAPWLEAVVAEADFIGDQRPLQAAVLAVMGHHCYRSPSLRSGNLPYLSCPRLTKREYEVLDLLASGLSDREIAEQLVVSEETARTYTKRLLKTLDVNNRLQAVLKGMRCGMVQL, from the coding sequence GTGGATCTCACTCCCTTTCTCGGCAGCCTGGAGGGCACCACCCTCGATCAGGTGCTGCTGTCGGTGGCCATCAGCGGCAAGGTGGCCATCGCCATGAAGGGCCGGTTCCTGTTGCGGGCGGTGTGTGAGAGCTTCCAGGACCGCACCCACATCGGCTGTGCCGTCACCGACGAACCCACCTGTCTGCGCTATCTGGTGCAGGAACCCTACGAGCTGCTGATCTGCACCGACTACCTGGAGGACGGCAGTGGCTTTGAGCTGGCCCGCAAGGCCCGGGAGACGCAACCGGCCCTGAAGGTGGTGGTGCTGGCCCTGGGGGACGTGATCCCCGCCCAGTACGTGGAAGCGCCCTGGCTGGAGGCGGTGGTGGCGGAGGCCGACTTCATCGGCGACCAACGCCCCCTGCAGGCAGCGGTGTTGGCAGTGATGGGGCATCACTGCTACCGCAGTCCGTCGTTGCGCTCCGGCAACCTGCCCTACCTGAGCTGTCCGCGGCTCACCAAGCGGGAATACGAGGTGCTGGATCTGCTGGCCAGTGGCCTCAGCGACCGGGAGATCGCCGAGCAGCTGGTGGTGAGCGAGGAAACAGCCCGCACCTACACCAAACGCCTGCTCAAAACCCTCGACGTGAACAACCGCCTGCAGGCGGTGCTCAAGGGCATGCGCTGCGGCATGGTGCAGCTCTAG
- a CDS encoding PilZ domain-containing protein, with the protein MDRSAESAESAESAESAESMEGRFRKFGDQDRRKGPDPRAGGDRRSTGGDDQSQSVFDWLEDEQKEERRSGIDRRSGVARRGSVHNRRDERRSIPFSVAPRGEVRTEDGRHWHCTLWDVSQRGLCVVANGCFELPLGSALNIKLFEVVGLGSAAFKANLRWFASDEFQTYLGLQFSEPSTLPPDTFLERYLLTNFDV; encoded by the coding sequence ATGGATCGGTCGGCGGAATCGGCAGAATCGGCGGAATCGGCGGAATCGGCGGAATCGATGGAGGGGCGTTTTCGCAAGTTCGGCGACCAGGATCGCCGCAAGGGTCCCGATCCACGGGCTGGAGGCGATCGGCGCAGCACCGGCGGGGATGACCAGAGCCAGAGCGTGTTCGACTGGCTGGAAGACGAACAGAAGGAGGAGCGGCGCAGCGGCATCGACAGGCGCAGCGGCGTCGCCCGCCGCGGCAGCGTGCACAATCGGCGCGATGAACGGCGCTCCATCCCGTTCTCCGTGGCCCCCCGGGGCGAAGTGCGCACCGAGGACGGGCGCCACTGGCACTGCACCCTCTGGGACGTGAGCCAGCGGGGACTGTGCGTGGTGGCCAATGGCTGCTTCGAGCTGCCACTGGGCAGTGCACTGAACATCAAACTCTTCGAGGTGGTGGGCCTGGGCAGCGCTGCCTTCAAGGCCAACCTGCGCTGGTTTGCCAGCGACGAATTCCAGACCTATCTGGGCCTGCAGTTCAGCGAGCCGAGCACCCTGCCTCCGGACACATTCCTGGAGCGCTACCTGCTCACCAATTTCGATGTCTGA
- the hypE gene encoding hydrogenase expression/formation protein HypE, with the protein MSDQILLAHGGGGSLMQQLIRQELLPLYGRPEVEGEPVLHDAAVLELPAAAGPLAFTCDGYVVQPLEFPGGDIGRLAVIGTANDLAMAAARPRHLSVSLILEEGLPLALLRRVVASMAAAAEQCGVRIATGDTKVVERGKADGLFISTSGVGTVEQAQPVQPAAIRPGDQLLVSGDLGRHGVAILAARHGLDLQPAVFSDCAPLWPQVEALLGAGVTLHCLRDLTRGGLASALQELAEGAGLELRVQEAAVPVIEPVARVCDLLGFEPLHLANEGRFLAVVPESQLQAALAVLAPAGGAWIGSAAALVAGLAPRVLLRTALGTERLLLPSSGELLPRIC; encoded by the coding sequence ATGAGCGACCAGATCCTCCTGGCCCATGGCGGCGGCGGCAGCCTGATGCAGCAGCTGATCCGCCAGGAGCTGCTGCCGCTCTACGGCAGGCCGGAGGTGGAGGGGGAGCCGGTGCTGCACGACGCCGCCGTGCTGGAGCTGCCGGCGGCCGCCGGCCCGCTGGCCTTCACCTGCGACGGCTATGTGGTGCAGCCGCTGGAGTTTCCAGGGGGCGACATCGGCCGGCTGGCGGTGATCGGCACCGCCAACGACCTGGCCATGGCGGCGGCCCGGCCCCGCCACTTGAGCGTGTCGCTGATCCTGGAGGAGGGGCTGCCGCTGGCGCTGCTGCGCCGGGTGGTGGCCTCGATGGCCGCGGCGGCCGAGCAGTGCGGCGTGCGCATCGCCACCGGCGACACCAAGGTGGTGGAGCGGGGCAAGGCCGACGGGCTGTTCATCAGCACCAGCGGCGTGGGCACGGTGGAGCAGGCCCAGCCGGTGCAGCCCGCCGCGATCCGCCCCGGCGACCAGCTGCTGGTGAGCGGCGACCTGGGCCGCCACGGGGTGGCGATCCTGGCCGCCCGCCACGGCCTCGATCTGCAGCCAGCGGTGTTCAGCGACTGCGCACCTTTGTGGCCCCAGGTGGAGGCCCTGCTGGGGGCGGGGGTCACGCTCCACTGCCTGCGCGACCTCACGCGCGGCGGGCTGGCCAGCGCCCTGCAGGAGCTGGCGGAGGGGGCGGGCCTGGAGCTGCGGGTGCAGGAGGCGGCGGTGCCGGTGATCGAGCCGGTGGCCCGGGTGTGCGACCTGCTCGGCTTTGAACCGCTGCATCTGGCCAACGAGGGCCGCTTCCTGGCGGTGGTGCCGGAGTCGCAGCTGCAGGCCGCCCTGGCGGTGCTGGCCCCAGCCGGAGGCGCCTGGATCGGCAGCGCCGCCGCCCTGGTCGCTGGACTGGCCCCCCGGGTGCTGCTGCGCACGGCCCTGGGCACGGAGCGGCTGCTGTTGCCCAGCAGCGGCGAGCTGTTGCCCCGCATCTGCTGA
- a CDS encoding DUF3365 domain-containing protein: MWLLLASLLFLPVVMVKSLSTATVAQMQLQAEEISTLASGIRAYYADNVIDRLQAADGKAVYSENYRDVHGGIPIPATLSIELGALFDNAHTDGRISYEFLSDYPFTKRASRPLDAFELEALKAFRETPDRQNFTKLDGNGLGRSTYRLATPILMRKACVTCHNAHPDSPKRDWKVGDVRGIQEVTVRGLRVDGFGNLGWMFGYVGLLGLTSVAATGVFKGQTNRMERLNRKLLESNQRESSMAARMADQVQELSIFGSVVDHSIVGVSIADMRRPDEPLIYVNKAFTLITGYTKDLAVGYNCRFLQGPDTDPEEISRIREAIETGKPYSGEILNYRLDGTRFWNRLTLYPVFATKAANAKPDFYVANQIDITTTKQQASISSGELMGLDQSVNAARDALQEAMRFGEALKRRLATTPVPLSAEEESLLRAEVQAHEALVRELESMKAWVENRAASL, from the coding sequence TTGTGGTTGCTGCTGGCCAGCCTGCTGTTCCTGCCGGTGGTGATGGTGAAGAGCCTGTCCACGGCCACGGTGGCCCAGATGCAGCTTCAAGCCGAGGAAATCTCCACCCTCGCCTCCGGGATCCGTGCGTATTACGCCGACAATGTGATTGATCGTCTGCAGGCTGCCGACGGCAAGGCTGTTTATTCAGAGAATTATCGCGACGTTCACGGTGGAATCCCCATCCCAGCCACGCTGTCGATTGAGCTAGGTGCCCTGTTCGATAATGCCCATACGGATGGTCGTATTTCCTATGAGTTTCTCTCTGACTATCCCTTCACCAAGCGGGCCAGTCGCCCCCTCGATGCATTTGAGCTCGAGGCCCTCAAGGCTTTTCGTGAAACGCCCGATCGACAGAATTTCACCAAGTTGGATGGCAATGGCCTTGGACGCTCCACCTATCGGCTGGCCACGCCGATTCTGATGCGCAAGGCCTGCGTCACCTGCCACAACGCCCATCCTGATTCCCCCAAGCGGGACTGGAAAGTGGGGGATGTGCGCGGCATCCAGGAGGTCACGGTGCGGGGCCTGCGGGTGGATGGATTTGGCAACCTTGGCTGGATGTTTGGCTATGTGGGATTGCTGGGGCTCACCTCGGTTGCGGCCACTGGTGTGTTCAAAGGCCAGACCAACAGGATGGAACGGCTGAATCGCAAACTGCTGGAGTCGAATCAACGCGAATCCTCCATGGCGGCCCGCATGGCCGACCAGGTGCAGGAATTGTCCATCTTCGGCAGTGTGGTGGATCATTCGATTGTGGGTGTTTCCATTGCCGACATGCGGCGGCCGGACGAGCCACTGATTTACGTGAACAAGGCATTCACCTTGATCACGGGTTATACCAAAGATCTTGCCGTTGGCTATAACTGTCGCTTCCTGCAGGGTCCGGATACCGACCCCGAGGAAATCAGTCGCATTCGCGAGGCGATTGAAACGGGCAAGCCCTACAGCGGCGAGATTCTGAATTACCGCCTGGACGGCACCCGTTTCTGGAATCGACTCACGCTCTATCCTGTCTTCGCGACCAAAGCAGCGAATGCAAAGCCTGATTTCTACGTAGCCAACCAGATCGATATCACAACCACCAAACAGCAGGCATCGATCTCGAGCGGTGAGCTCATGGGGCTCGATCAGAGCGTCAATGCTGCGCGGGATGCACTGCAGGAGGCCATGCGCTTTGGCGAGGCCTTGAAGAGGCGTCTGGCCACTACTCCAGTTCCCCTCAGTGCCGAGGAGGAGTCTCTGCTGCGGGCTGAAGTGCAGGCCCACGAAGCCCTGGTGCGAGAGCTGGAGTCGATGAAGGCGTGGGTCGAGAATCGGGCTGCTTCGCTGTGA
- a CDS encoding phytanoyl-CoA dioxygenase family protein produces MAARSAARSAVQRAAQISLAPFTLLSGAKSFRDNAVIGSRRLNRLGLHVGRIRLADALTAQRRGRLGRQLSPADRAHYAEHGYLIRENLLPAGPFAALRQEVYGSSWPLLEMGQGSTITRRVVLDQAALASSHPTLAALLADAEIRRLIRYVAGTGAEPIFSLQAILSGLPSATPDPQTHLHADTFHSIAKAWFFLHDVEASAGPFAYVPGSHRMTPARLAWEHQQSLSAADHPIKYHARGSFRVSDNDLRAMGLPAARRFAVKANTLVVADTRGFHGRTPSEQPGCRVELYASLRRNPYLPWNGLDPLSLPGLSGRIGSLQQAVLERLAQLGLAKMPWVPRGEGRIDAPATGGR; encoded by the coding sequence ATGGCGGCGCGATCAGCAGCGCGATCAGCAGTGCAGCGGGCGGCCCAGATCTCCCTGGCCCCCTTCACCCTGCTCAGCGGCGCCAAGTCGTTCCGCGACAACGCGGTGATCGGCAGCCGCCGGCTCAACCGGCTGGGGCTGCACGTGGGCCGCATCCGCCTGGCCGATGCCCTCACCGCCCAGCGGCGGGGGCGGCTGGGCCGCCAGCTCAGCCCCGCCGACCGGGCCCACTACGCCGAGCACGGCTATCTGATCCGCGAGAACCTGCTGCCCGCCGGGCCGTTCGCCGCCCTGCGCCAGGAGGTGTACGGCAGCAGCTGGCCGCTGCTGGAGATGGGCCAGGGCAGCACCATCACCCGCCGGGTGGTGCTCGACCAAGCCGCCCTGGCCAGCAGCCATCCCACCCTGGCGGCCCTGCTGGCCGACGCGGAGATCCGCCGGCTGATCCGCTACGTGGCCGGCACCGGCGCCGAGCCGATCTTCTCCCTGCAGGCCATCCTCAGCGGCCTGCCCAGCGCCACGCCCGACCCCCAGACCCACCTGCACGCCGACACCTTCCACTCGATCGCCAAGGCCTGGTTCTTCCTGCACGACGTGGAGGCCAGTGCCGGGCCCTTCGCCTACGTGCCGGGCTCCCATCGGATGACCCCTGCCCGGTTGGCCTGGGAGCACCAGCAGAGCCTCAGCGCCGCCGATCACCCGATCAAATACCACGCCCGCGGCTCCTTCCGCGTCAGCGACAACGACCTGCGGGCGATGGGGCTGCCGGCGGCCCGGCGCTTTGCGGTGAAGGCCAACACCCTGGTGGTGGCCGACACCCGCGGCTTCCACGGCCGCACCCCGAGCGAGCAGCCCGGCTGCCGGGTGGAGCTGTACGCCTCCCTGCGCCGCAACCCCTATCTGCCGTGGAACGGGCTCGATCCCCTCAGCCTGCCGGGTCTCTCCGGGCGGATCGGCAGCCTGCAGCAGGCGGTGCTGGAGCGGCTCGCTCAGCTGGGGCTGGCGAAGATGCCCTGGGTGCCCCGTGGTGAGGGGCGGATTGACGCCCCAGCCACGGGCGGCCGGTAG